A stretch of Pirellulales bacterium DNA encodes these proteins:
- a CDS encoding DUF2203 domain-containing protein yields the protein MNDDLPTERKLFTVEQVNSMLPLVRAIVKDLANLSLEVVERRERLAHLMSGRNLEPGDPYRAELVQIEEELEKDARRLRDYVEELRELGAEPKNGIEGLVDFPTIVDGRVVYLCWKLDEPEVLFWHELDAGFQGRQPLPTAAAV from the coding sequence ATGAACGATGACCTTCCGACCGAGCGAAAGCTGTTCACTGTCGAGCAGGTCAATTCGATGCTGCCGCTGGTTCGGGCGATCGTCAAGGATTTGGCAAATCTTTCTCTCGAGGTGGTCGAGCGCCGCGAACGGCTGGCGCATCTGATGTCGGGGCGAAACCTTGAGCCGGGCGACCCGTATCGCGCCGAATTAGTGCAGATCGAGGAAGAATTGGAGAAAGACGCCCGGCGGCTGCGCGACTACGTTGAAGAGCTGCGTGAGTTGGGCGCCGAGCCGAAGAATGGCATCGAAGGGTTGGTTGACTTCCCGACGATTGTCGACGGCCGCGTCGTCTATCTCTGCTGGAAGCTCGATGAGCCTGAAGTGCTCTTCTGGCACGAATTGGATGCCGGATTTCAGGGCCGCCAGCCATTGCCGACCGCCGCCGCGGTGTGA